The genomic interval AGCTGCCCGAGCGGTCTCCACAAGCTGGGAGGGGAATAAGGCCTTCGCCTGAGCTGCCCCCTCTGCCCACTGTCCCTCACCCAAAAGGTGTTCCTGGGTGACTGCCAGACCATCCGCGTCATGGACATTGCAGGATTCCCCCAAAGACTTGGGAGAACCTCCAATATCTCCCTCCTCCATTCCCCCACCCAGACCCTAAATTCCATGGGCCTtgcaaggctggagaagagggcCCTCAGGTCAGCCGGCACCAGATCTCCCTGTGCAAGGGCATTGCGGAGCATACCCCGGAAGTACTCTGACCCCGGGAGTAGTCCTTCTGCGCCTTGCACAGTTCCTTGATCCGGGCCTGTGCTAAAGGCACCCACTGGGCCTGAGGGGTCCCCTCCCCACTTAGGTGGTAGGTAACCGGAGCGGCTTCCAACAAGGGCGCCTGCCCCGGCTTCCGGTCATCCCCCCCCCGGAACACAAAGTGTGGGAACCGGAAGGAGGAGCGTGGGAACCGGAACTGGAGGAGGTTGAGGCGGGGTCCGGCAATGACGCAGGGCGAGGGAGTGGGCGTGACCAACCACCCCTCTCCGCCCCCTGGGTGACGCTCGGAGGCGGAGGGAAGTACAAAGGCGGAGCGGGGGAGGAGCGAATGGGGGGCTGAGCCGGgggaggagtttggggaggAGCTGATTGAGGGGCGGAGGACGGAGGAACGGGCGGGACGGAGGGAGGATATGAGGGAGGGGTAACCGAAAAGGAGGTGGGgtctggaggaaggaaggggttgGCGCAAGGGAGAAAGGGGTTGACTGAAGAAGAAGGAGCCCTGGCGGGAACGACCACGTGGCCGTCGCCATCTTGGGCTCCCAGGGAGCCATTTTGTGGATCCTCAACAAACCGAACAAACTTGGGCTTTTCaactggggatttgggaactggggtagagggtgaggaaagaagaggaacctggccagggctcctcgaagggggaggctgagcaggtcgagggggagcaggggaaggatggACCCCCTGCCTCTTGTCGGCCTTCAAAATCCCCCTCGAGGGCTCCTGCCtaagggagagggaagggattGAGGGGTAAGGGCAACAGAACGAGGGGAACGGGGGGATAAACCAAAACTTGCGGGCCTTTTCTTAGGTTCCCTGACGAGCGGAGTGTCGCAAGCACTCTGCCCGCCCAGAATGCCACGGTTGCTAATTTCGTCTCCCCGGAATTAACAGCTTCTTCCAATTTGGCCAAAACGGCTGCCCAAAACCGTGGCTGCTTGGCAAGTTCTGGGGAGACCGCGGGGAACTTTGAAAAGACCCACTTAACCAAAAACTTTAACTCTTGCTTGGGGGCCTTTTGACAACCCCCAAGCAGCAAACCTTTTACAACATAATATACCtccttttgggattttcccaagcCAGCACCCATGGCACCTTTCTAGTGCAGGAACTGCTGTCActagaaagggggaaaatccacTGGTGGTACAACCACCCgcctgaaaaataacaaaaactaaaacaacaagCTACTCgccaccagcccctgctccccccactgtccccaagtctggggtttcagcaaagggaaaaaggatttGGGTGGTGGGTCCGGGCCCCAAGTCTGGGGATACCGACCCCACAggaaagataaaacaaaaaaggcgCGGGGATGAGGAAGAGCCTCAGGGGAAGAGGGTGGGGGGTAGGTCCCCAATGCAGGGCATGTACCCCTAGGGGAAGGTTAAAAAGGCAGGGGGGAAGTCGGAAAGGTCCCCAGAGCGGGGCCCGATCTTACCAGCCTGGTGAcgacagcaaaagaaaaatcaggtgGGGGTCTTCGTCTCCGGGGTTGTCCTCTCTGGGTGCGAGGAGTCTCGATCCCGATCCCCAGGGAGCGCTGCCCCTAAAACAGGGCCTGCTACTACCAGGGGTAGTGCGGCGTCCAAGAGAATGAAATGTCCAACTCCGAAGGGTTCGGTGGTCAGCTGTCCAGGTGGTCAGTGGTCCACTTCaggccccacgttgggcgccacaCTGCGCGAGGGCGTATGCGGCCCTAGATCCAGCTAGCACgaggggtgagaaggccaaCGCCCCTGCGCATAagaagccagcccccctcggcgtcttggcctcaggctgggctggaggaagagctcgGAGTGGCGCACGAGAGACGATAGAGGaggtgaccacttgctggggtGAACAGTTGGTTTATTGAGTGATCAGGAGGCACCAACGAGGAGGGGCACCAACCAgcaaaatggccccgaacagggggagAGACAAggttttaaagggaaggggaggagagaggaggggagcccagctatCGAATGGGGAAACTCAAAGGGAGGTACTGAACATAACTGACATACACCAGAAACCAacgaatacaaagtaaaggaggggccccggcaccacagccaaccacaacccccagagaggagaaggttctcgaaacctgggaggagtggggagtgattgactgggcccagggaggagaaaacatctACTTAtaaggtgggatgagggaggagcggTTCTACAAACTGTAACATTAGCGACTAAAAATAGTATGGTAACCAGGCAACTTAACTGGCAAGgaggcagtggcgggaaaaactggggagagaggaaccatttacaaagaacaaaggagggtacagtacataaaatgggggagcaaactgagaaacttaaaacacactacaacaaagGAACTCACAAGAATAATCCCTGTTTGTTCCACTTAATGCCTCTCCTTCCTATTCTGGGAACAAAACACGTGTGTTTCATCAATACGCTCTGCAAGTGCTCTTGCTGAGTGAAGCCACATTGCTGTGTCAATAAAGCAGCTGGGACTCAGTTTCTTCATGCAGGGAAAGCCCATTATTTATTCACATGCCTCATTTTTATACTGTTTTCACAGATCGCGTGTTCAACTCCAGCTGGCTGCTAGTTTCCTTGCCATACAATTTATTGCTTAGAAGGTGTTTTGGTGTGTGCATGCTAGGACTCACTCTTACTCAGGTgattaaatttttctttcatggacCTTCATGGGACATATTTCTTGTTTATTCCAGATGCAAACAGTTTTCTTAGCACAATAGCATGTTGTGCTAACTGCTCAAATTCTTAAGACTTTTGCCATGGGAAGTTAGCTGGCTGCATGTGGAAGATGTAACGGGCCAGCTGGAAATTTAGCAAAGCAAGGCCTGATTTTATAAGTCCTTTCTTTCCTAATCCCACTACCTGTGTGCAACACATTGGGACCTTCTTTCAAAAACtaatgaagaaaacacagattGCCTACTGAGATTATTCTGCTCTCTTCCAAATCAGTTCACTCCTCAAGCAAAACCCTCAGAGATATCCCCGactccctctctcccagcagctcaggctgctccggcctctgccggggctctgctggggctccacCCTGCCCAAGGCCGGGCCTGCTCTCACCTCCCAGgcgctgacagctctgcaccacaggAGACCTTCCCGAGCACCCTCTctgatctttctgctttctcacttgAGCAAGGCTCTCCTGCAGACAAAGAGATTGCATTTAGGGATACAAATCCAAGTGGCAGGAACCCAAATGCTCTTGAGTCACAGCTGCAGGCCTGAATCCACATAGAATGTCTGGGCTGCCCCActcctcttctgtttttttctgcaaatgccCCTGCCTTTTCTGCCTCAACTAGAAATACCACAGCTGTGCCAAAACCAGCCAGTGGATGGTATTCTAAAGGCAGTGTGCTTTGGGGAGGATGAATGAAGAAGAGCCTTCCCCACTTTTGAACCATACAAAAGAAGCCATAAGCATATCTTAGCACCAGTAGAAAACAACTGCTAATTCAGGAGGAAATGTTGAGTTTTCTGAAAGAGTCAGAAGGGGATCTTTCAAATCATCTTCCAAATGAGTTGATGTTTCAGAAACtttatttaattactttatttaATTAATCCTGCTCTATAAtcctattttaaaaaacccttcaaaaatCGTACTCTAGAATCCTGTTCTACAATTCTACTGAAAATTGGCTATGGAGATAACATCTTGACATGATATGTTCTTGTCTCCTACTTCTTCTGGACTGAGTTGATGAGTGGTGCCAGGATGGATGCTGGCTTGGCTGTTGTTACAAATGGATGCtgtccacaggaaaaaaaacaaaacaacaaagaacAGTGAACCATGACTTTCCAAGCTCAGTGCTTCACAGGCTCGATGAGGATTCCTCTAGTTCCTAGAAAGACCCAGAAGGTAGAACAATGGGACCATCTGTTCCCCAGTTGTCATGTGCAGGACCTGGCCATCCCAGGCAAATGTGGCCCAGAGTCCCACTCATCTGTTGATTGTGATGTCTTCATGTTGCTGGGATTTTTGCCCTGCCAGTGCTCTAGAAATGGTGCTTTCTGTGCCTGgggtttcttcctttcaggaaaCTCCAATGACTCACATAGGTCCCTGCTTTGCAAGACAAGCACTGTGCTGATTCCCACAGGGAGACAGAGCAGTGTCTGCCTTTCCATGCCCTGCCCCTTGTGTGCTGGATGcaccttccttcccagcagggccagcccagtgGAACCGGGTCCTGCAGTTCCCTCTCTGCCACACAACCTGGCAGTAACCCTGGTGCACTTCCCATCACATTttacctgcaggagctccctggcagACCAGCGCTGCTCCTCGtctgtctgcaggcagcagctcaggaagtcaCGCAGGCAAGGCGAGAATCGCTTGGGCTGCCGCAGCCGTGGGGTCCCTACTGTGGCTATCAGTTGtgtagcctggagaaaaaggagacacCAGGCTCCACTTGCTGCTTTCACATCTCTAAGTGCTCTCCCACCTCCCTTTGTTTAACCTCTGCTCTTCAGTGGCAGTTTCTGCCCTGGCAGAGACCCagagattattttcctttaccAACCAGGAACCCAAACCCCgatgcagccacagcttttccacCATCCCGCAGATCTTGCCTTGGGAGCTGATTTCATTGACTGAGCTAGTTAGTGGGAGCTACATCAGGAAAAGCACATTTGCTTCTCTGAGGATTCACACCAGCTTGAGAGGCTTTTTGGAAGAGGGACTTTGCTATACTAACTAATTTCCAGGGTTAGTACATGAAAGGCATGTCTGCAGTGCTTGTTGGTCCTTTAAGTGCACGTGCCCTAGCACAAAACTCAACAAGCTTTTTGTGCTCTTCTTGAAAACAATGGGTatttgaaggaaagaaaggaaatccatCAGTTAATCCCCAGGTAAGGAAATAAACATTTACAATCTCAGCTTCAACACAGACACATTAAGATGGCTGCACAAATGTACAGGGATGAAAATTCCTGCTTGGGCACACAggagccacctgcagctctgtctctcaGCAGTCTGAAAATTGCAGCTTCCCGttttgcagcaaaagaaaaattgtcatGGTCAGAAGAAGGAGAGGTGCCATCCCTGTGGTCACCCTCTGCTCATTTGGCTACTCAAGTCAATGCATTAATGGTAGGCCCATCCCAGAAAGTGCCAGATTTTGGCAGGCACTCCACATCACCAGGCTCTGGCTTGGTGACATGGACAACGTGGCTTGGCCTATGGAAGAAACACAGTGACTGagtgtttcagcagcactgcgcaagaagcagaagagactCAGTGGTCTTTACACCCTCATGCCCAGGTTTCAGGCATGTTTCCCAGTGAGAAGAAACTATACAGGGGATGCAGTTCCTCTCTATAATCCATTGTTTTAGAAACTTTGTTTCTAAAATTTGggtttctttccttcatttctggAAATGTAACACCATTTCTTAGATGCTTGTTTCCTGTTACTAGGGCCATATACAGAGACAAAAGACCATTTACAACCCAAAAGAAAATGTTGCCTGAGAATGAAGCTTGTTTGCATGTGGTAAGGCCTGAGTTCTCGCACTGATGCaaccaaaaccacagcagaTGCTGATGTGCTGCAGGGATATTTTTCGGAGGACACCTTGGTGGAAGTAGTTCCAGCAGATGGCAATGGGATTTTGTCCAATGGCACGCAGGACATGGGGCAGGTGAGAAAGACAGTGGGATCAGTGAGTATTTGCTCCTTACCGTGCCAGACCTTTCACTCCAGTAAGGAGGTTCTTGATCTGTCATTTCAATCCCCACAATTCCAAAAGACCATATGTCCACTTTGGGACCATATGGTTGACCTGTGAGCACTTCAGGCGCCAGCCACCAAGGAGTCCCGACTACCGAGCACcgtctgctctgctcagggctgagctgagtaGAGAGGCCAAAACCAGctgaagagaaagcaaaatactggttttatttGAATTCTATGCAATTAGGAAAGCAAGCCAAAGAATTCCCCAGTGGACATTTGAAAACAAGCTGTTGAATCTCCAGGCATTGTTGACTTAAAAAATCCCCCCATTTTTTACACTGTCTCCAGtagtgtctttttttctttggaagctTTAGACTTGTAACTCCCTCCctctggaagggacacacacagagcaaggccACTCCTGACTGCTTGTTCCTTGTCCTACCTCTGTGCGCGTTGCAACTGTGCCCTCAGCTCACAGCGGGTGTCCCTgcgctgccaccagcaccatttTTGGGGAGCTGGCTGTCCCTCCAAGCAGCCCCACACCCACATCCCTGGAATGCTGCTCCTGACCAAGATTATACTGACCCAGCTTGACAGAACCGTCGGTTCTGAGAAGGATGTTGTCACTTTTCACATCTCGATGGATCACATTGTTTGAGTGAAGAAAATAAACTCGTTGCAGGCACtgagagaagaaacagaaagaggaggggaaaaatgagTGAGGAGATTTGATCCCACAAGAAAGGCAACAAAGAATCTAAAAGATTCCCTCTCCAGGGGAATGGGCAGTAATGGCAGATGACAGTGCCACTGAGAGGAAGAGCTTGCTGCTCCAACACTTGCAGAGCAGGACCTTTCTGAGGAAAGGCATGTCAGCTTCTGAAAGAGCAACAGCACCTGCTGTTGGAGACTGTCCCCTGCAAACCAGCCAGGAtgactgctgctgcagtgcatgtGCTCAGAAGGAAAGAGCATTTTGGCTGCACTCCTGTCCTTGTATGCTGAGGCCTGAGAGAAACgagtctctctcttttttctttgctgatcaTTTCAAATCCTGCCACCAGCACATTTGCGTTATAGGCAAGGAATGCAGTGAAGACAGACTCCAGGCAAACATTTAGAGAGTCAAGGTGGAGAacagcaaatacaaatacatgAGCCAGAGCGAGAATCCAACAGCAGGAGAGAAGAGTACTGGCACTGAGTACAGGGAGtgcaggggcactggcaggCCTTTCACTTGAGATGCTTTTACTTGCACATAGCATACCAGCAACACAGAACCAAAGGTTGGCACAGGAAATCACTGCAGGTCTGAGCCCCTGTTTCCCAGACAATCCTGCCCAAGGCCTTGGAAACACAGATGGGATTGCTGACCTCCCGGCTGATGGCTGCTGTCTCATCTTCATACAGGGAGGTCGTTCTGAGGATGTCATTCAGGGTGCCGCCGTCCATGTACTCCAGCACCAGCCAGAGTTCCTCACCCCGAAAGTagctgaaagaaggaaacaagggTGTCGAGATGAACATGCATGGCTATGTTGCAGTGCAGATGGCTGGCACAGAGACTGATTTTGTACAGTCCTTTGAAGAGTTCCCTTGACAGGAAACAAAGCACGTGGAGATTCATTTCCAGGAGAGGAGGACATCTTCCCCACCTTTCAGCAGTTTGCCAAAAGAATTCCTTTCCATTTGTAAACCAGAGAAGCTCAAGCTATAACCAATCCCAAAAGGGGCTTTCAGCAGCAGGACCCTGACCTGTTTATGAGCAGGCTGAGCTCTAAGATGCCCCTCTCCCAGCTAAGGaaggctccagcctctgcagtccctccagccctcaggggcagggcagcGACCACAACAAGGCTGGCAAAGCCCAAGCATGAGCACTGACAGGCACTGATGGGAAGAAGCCACAGCCAGCCTGAGCCCTGTACAAGCTTTTGCCCCCATTCAGGACACAACAGGATGGGCCTTGAGATCAGCCCCACCGAGGGCCCTTTTTGTCGCAACAGGTGATGGTAGACACAGAatcccctgggctctgccctcagccccaccaggtcttatctgagagcacagcactggcagctgttaAGGGCAAGAGGCAGATTCATTGGGTTGTGCTGCTGAATCACAAAGGACTTGATGTGTTTTCCTAGAGACTGGTCTGAGCGGGGCTTGGCCCAGTGGCTAGGATTCTAACAGTCGTGGGAAAGAGTGGGAATGTAGTATGGAAAAGCGCCATGGGTCTGAGGAATATACCATGGCTGGGCTTGAGGCTCTCTCCTGATAAACACCTGCGGTACAGTTTTATCTGATCACGCCACTTGGATGTGTCTCTTGGACACATCTTGATATGCACAAAACtagaagataaaataaaagttgTTGTAAATATactgcttttttgggggggcatGTGGAAAACACCTCATGCTCTCTATTTGTCCTGTAACCTGATGTACTTTCAAAGGAGTTCTTATTGGCAAAAAGATAGCGTAATCTTATTGACAAAATATAGCATTCTCatgaaaataaactgcagatGTAGTAGTGGTAACAGTAACAATCATTAAAATGACATCAGCAAGACATGTAAGGCAGAAGGGCTCCTTCaggatggagaaaaacaaactccaccaaaaataccccacaaaacaacaggaaaaaaaaaagccaaaaggaaACCAAgcacaacccccccccccaaaaaaaaaaccaaacaaaaaaaccccaaaaaaaccaataaaaaaatccccagccaAAAAGACAAAAGTCCAAAGCCAGTCCATTTCTGTGAAGTTATTGTTCTCTGATGACTGTTTGGAAGTCAGGAGTCTAAGGAGAATTTAGGAAGATAAAAATTCTGTTCAGTTTGGCCACGAGCACACAGGACTCGCCTAGATCATTTGCAAGGTCACATCCTTCTGCTGATGCAAGAACAATCCCTGCTTCAGCCTTCAGGAGAGAGGGAAGCTCAGGCAAACCCAAGCCAGTCCAAGGtgccctcagaggcagcaggaacaccCAGAGCGCTCTCTCGCTGCCTCGGAGCGCAGCGCTTCCTCTGGGGACTCCTAAATGGCCCTGTGGCACCAAACTCAGGAGGAGCACTTGgtacagctctgctgacacctGCACACAACACACTGTCCCTCAGCCAAGAAACAGCCCAGACGTACCCAGCATCTCCAGGTGCTTCTCCTCAGTCTGCTGTTCCAGGGAGATGAAGGAACTGCCCGAGCTCGAGTTCCCAGGTTTGAACAAAGAGCTTCCttgaggtgatgctgctgcgGCAGCAGGTTCAGAGCCCATGATGTGCTGGACCTGGAGCACTTCTGGTGGGCactgttcctgtgcctcactCCTAACTTGGGGTCCTTCATTGCCAGACATTCTCTGGAAGTCTTCGCAGGCTGCCCGGTGAGAAGTCAGCACTTGCACCTCAAgtcaaacagaacaaagcagtcaGACACTACAGCTTGTCCCTGTCACCCAGGAGTCACTGACGGTGAGGACAGGGAAAGAACAGATTGACAGAGGATACAGACAGCTTGTTTCAGTCTTCCATCTGGATCACCACGTTCCACTGTGGAAACACCTCCAGAAAcaagaggagcaggaacaggccaGCAGGAATCTATTTGGATGACTGCTGGCCCAAAGGCCAAAGGACAAGTTTCACTGTCCAGGGCAGCAGTTGAGATTCAGCACACCAGGAAATGTCCCTCAGAGTGACCGTGATACACACTAGAGCAGGATGGCACTCAGAGGCATGgccccactccctgctgctctgcactgaaagGCAAGGAGGGCAGAAACCACCAGTTTGGTGACTGCAGTGACTGCATCCCTCTTTCATTCACTTGGTTTTCTAGAGCCTGAGGGAGGCAGATAGCTTTCTCTCTGATGATTTTCATGTCTTCCTCAAGCCTCTTCTCCAATGCCTTGATCCTAGTGTCagttttctgcagctctgcctgcaggtaTTCCTTGATGTTCTGTAACCAAGGAGGAAGAGGACGCCTTGGGAGTGGAGTGGCTGCCATTCTTTCACTCACCTGGTTGTGATGATCGCCCCTCTGCTGATGGAGATTCTCCTCTTGAATTCTTCCATGTCTTCCTTGTTCCTCCCCTTCACTGCCATGATGGCACTCTGAACTTCgagcagctctgcttgtggCTCTGCCTTGATGTTCTGTGCACACAAATGCAGAGCAAGTGACTGGGAGCTACCACCAGGctcagcttttttcctttcttgcagCCGCAAAATCACATTGATTCAGCTccttctttctgcttccctccccacaTCTGCCTCCATTTCAAAcctcctgtcccagggctgatcTGTGCAGATTCCAAGGCTCTGTGCTTCCAGTGCCTGTGGGATTCCTGGCCTCCTCAGTCCCAAGAGCTGTGGTTTATGCCcttcttcctgcccttccctctgtgccctggccagTCAGGCTTACCTggcctttctcctttctccaccTGCTGCCcgagctgctcttcctgctctcGGGCTGGGAACAGCTCTCCCTGAGTCTGGCATGGCATCTCAGTTGAAGCagtctgctcctgctctctctctagaagcacctgcacagaaagcaagaCAAGATGGGTTTCAGCTTCCCATATGACCTTTGTGGGCCGAGACTCAAAGACTGCTGGGCTCACACGTTCCcaaagcactgtgctgctgctctgctgggtcaTTCTCTGTTTGAGGGGAGGCACAGATTCCCAAGTGACCCTGGCCCTACCATCAGGGGCCATCTGGGACTGAAGCTGCAGGAGACTCtcaggcagctgccagggaaggtgTGGCATTTCTCAGGGGTCTGGTGAGGGCCTCCCTGTGCTTCTACCATGTCCTGTTTGTCTTTCAGTAGTGACTGacaccctgccctgtcccacagctccatcctggctccGCAGGTGCTTTCTGGGTGAGCTCACTCCTTGTCAGAGATGCTTCTGGAGTTCTCTTCAGGCCTGCACCAGCATTCCTGCCTTTCTGACATCCACACTCTTGTTAGAAAAACTGGTCATTCAGGAGATGAGGACGCGTGCAAAGATCTCTGATGGAGGTCACAGAGCCTCTATGGCCATCTCAGTATATGGAGGAGGACCACGgtgtttcttctccctcttttgtCAACTGAGAATTCTGATCAGCAGAAACAGAGACTCTTCTAAGGCCCCATGAACGAATGCACTTACACAGGCCTGGGGATGCCAGTGAAGGAA from Zonotrichia leucophrys gambelii isolate GWCS_2022_RI unplaced genomic scaffold, RI_Zleu_2.0 Scaffold_689_26726, whole genome shotgun sequence carries:
- the LOC135441922 gene encoding serine/threonine-protein kinase PAK 1-like; translation: NIKAEPQAELLEVQSAIMAVKGRNKEDMEEFKRRISISRGAIITTSYFRGEELWLVLEYMDGGTLNDILRTTSLYEDETAAISRECLQRVYFLHSNNVIHRDVKSDNILLRTDGSVKLAGFGLSTQLSPEQSRRCSVVGTPWWLAPEVLTGQPYGPKVDIWSFGIVGIEMTDQEPPYWSERSGTATQLIATVGTPRLRQPKRFSPCLRDFLSCCLQTDEEQRWSARELLQHPFVTTAKPASILAPLINSVQKK